Sequence from the Nocardiopsis sp. YSL2 genome:
CGTGTCGTCGTGAGCCATGCTCTACAGTTTTACACATGGTGTCAAAACGTAACGTTGAGGACCGGATCATGGACGCGGCCCTGGTCTGCGTCGAGTCGTTCGGGGTGCGCCGGACGACCCTGACCGACGTCGCCCGCCGTGCCGAGGTCAGTCGGCCGACCGTCTACCGCCGCTGGCCCGACGTCACCGCGCTCGTCGCCGACCTCCTGACCCGCGAACTCCGGCGGATCCTGCTCGCCCAGGAGGCGTCCGACGCCGGGCCGGACGGCGGGACGGTCCGCGCCCGGCTGGTCCGGCACGCCGCCGGAGTCGCGCGCGCACTGCTCGCCCACCCGCTGTTCACCCGGATCGTCGACACCGAGCCCGAACTCCTGGCGACCTACACCTTCCACCGCCTGGGCACCAGCCACCGGGCCGCCCTCGACATCGTCGAGCCGGTGGTCGCCGACGGCCAGCGGGACGGTTCCGTCCGCGCGGGCGATCCGGCGGTGCTGGCACGGTTCGTCCTCGTCACCGTCCAGGACACGGTCACCTCCCGCCGCCTGTTCGCCGACCTCCTCGACGAGGACGCCCTGGTCGACGAACTGGCCACCCTCCTGGACGGCTACCTCGCCGAGGGTCGCGGCTAGGGCATGTTCCGCGGAGCCTTGCGGCCGCGAGCCCGCAAGGCCACGGGAGCCGCCACCGGGGGAGCCCGGCGGGCGCCTCCGCCCCGACGCCGCTCTCGCCCGCCCCCGGCGGGCCGCCGCCCGCCACCCGTCTTCCGTCAGAAAGGCCGTGTTCCCG
This genomic interval carries:
- a CDS encoding TetR/AcrR family transcriptional regulator, with amino-acid sequence MVSKRNVEDRIMDAALVCVESFGVRRTTLTDVARRAEVSRPTVYRRWPDVTALVADLLTRELRRILLAQEASDAGPDGGTVRARLVRHAAGVARALLAHPLFTRIVDTEPELLATYTFHRLGTSHRAALDIVEPVVADGQRDGSVRAGDPAVLARFVLVTVQDTVTSRRLFADLLDEDALVDELATLLDGYLAEGRG